The genomic DNA CTGTTCGAAAACCCCATCGTCCATGGCATCAAGCAGCTTTTCAGTGGCGTAGATGCGCGCCGGGACACGCATGCCGGTTTTGTAAGCGGGAGGGATTTCCCAGATGGTGTCGGTGATTTTTTTTATGATAGTTGGCGGCGCCATGATATACCTCACTTTTTACTTTCTTGAAAACCATGCTTCTTCGATGCTATATTACAGTATCTAATCTGACCTATTCATTAATTTAAGGATAAGATCCCCCCGCCGCTATGCGGCGACCCCCTTATCGAAGGGGGTAAAAAAAGAGATTTTGATAGATAAACAATGCTTGCGATGAATTCTCCCCTTAATAAGGGGAGATGCCGACAGGCAGAGGGGATCTGTCGCTCAATGTATCGAGACAAATATTTTTTATGAATTATCCGGGCTAACCAGAAAAAGGACTGAACTATTTCATGATACCATTTCTCTTCGAAGCCGTTCTCATCTCCCTCTCCGGGGTCATGTCACCCGGGCCGATCACCGCGGTCATAGTCGGCAAAGGGGCGCGCTCCCCTTATGCCGGGGCGATGGTTGCGGTAGGCCACGGCGTGGTGGAATTTCCCCTCATGGCCGGCATCTTTCTCGGGATGGGATACCTGCTCAGTATGACCGCAGTAAAAGCGGCCATTTTTTCACTGGGCGGCGCATTCCTCCTATACATGGGCATCGGCATGCTGCGGAGCATCGGCGGCGCCCAGGAAGAACCAAAATCCGACGGAAGCACTCCGCTCATCGCCGGAATTCTCCTCAGCCTCTGGAATCCCTATTTCCTTATATGGTGGGCTACTGTGGGCGCGAGCCTGATCGCCAAGGCGGTAACCTTCGGCGTCATGG from Candidatus Latescibacter sp. includes the following:
- a CDS encoding LysE family transporter gives rise to the protein MIPFLFEAVLISLSGVMSPGPITAVIVGKGARSPYAGAMVAVGHGVVEFPLMAGIFLGMGYLLSMTAVKAAIFSLGGAFLLYMGIGMLRSIGGAQEEPKSDGSTPLIAGILLSLWNPYFLIWWATVGASLIAKAVTFGVMGFVIFAVVHWLCDLIWFSFLSAVSFKGGHVFGRMFQKVVFGICGVFLIFFSGLFLLDAVRVIIG